The Bradysia coprophila strain Holo2 chromosome X, BU_Bcop_v1, whole genome shotgun sequence genomic interval TGTGTGACCTGGAGTATCCAATTCGAGAATTACTCTGATTCCTCTCAAGCGTCCTGCTTCAATGACCCGTTGGACCGCAGCCGGACTATAGATGTGTTTCGATGAATATGCTCCCTGTTATTTGACCGATGATTCacgaattttacattttcagttCATATTTTGTAAGTCGAGTAACTTACCTTTGCTGATAATTCAGGATATGTCGTACTAACGAATGGAAAACTCTGATCGTCCGTTATGTGCCAGTGCAGAACATTCAACTTATTGTACATCATACCGTCCATAATAGTATAAAAAGTGCTTTCTAGCTGATAATGTCTCGCCGAATCTATCATGAAACCTCGGTGGGAAAATCTTGGGAAGTCGTTGATGCTTGTAGCATTTATGTAAAAGTACAGTGGCCCTTTATCAGCGTCGTAGCCGTCATTGTTCCAAATTAGTTGAGAAAAGGTTTCAATGCCTCTGAGCGCACCCCATACCGTTTCGGCTACTATGGTACCAACTCCTTCCTCTTCGATAGTTAGATTGtctgataaaatattttttttttaaatgtttacaCGACAAAATGACGAGCTGTAAATATGGTAAAAACTCACAACTTTCGTATACTGACGGATTGTCGCTCAGTCTGGGATAATTTAAACATTCGTTTTCACCAGTGACTCCACCAGTTATGTTCACATTTActacagaaattattttaaaattcggATCAGGAATTGGTGTTATTCCTTCAACCGTTCTAAATAAGAATTGATTGTTGTATTTCGCAATTGCAAATTCCAATGGATCGCAGTTGGATATGTCTGTAGACAGCACGGTTGCAAATTTAAACGATTGAGGATCGAATGTTAGTTGTTTTTCGGTTGTTACTTGTGCAAATGGTAACGGCCAGACTGATCCTGGAGGCCATTTTCGTCCCTATTTCAATACAATTACtagattttaatatttaaattcttCACTACACAAGTATCGACTTACCGCTAACGGACTGCCAGGTGCAATCGGTATAAGTGTTCCATGACCAAATTCAATGACTGATCCAAGAATAGCAATCAAAAGTAAATTATTCATTGCGAATTTCCACTATTAATACTGTATGTAGAGTCAAAGTAAAGCTGTTAACATCTTAACACAAACCAACACCTGACCACACACGGTTCGGTACTGAAAATTGgaatacattttgttttttaatacAAACTGATCGATATTTAGGATAAGTGTGAACGGGATAACATTTGCTGTTGAGACGATTAGATAATAATGTTCGAATTGGTTGTTCAAGTGTTTATCATTTTTGTCGTACAAAATGAACAGTGtggaattgaaaataaaaattgtcggtgaacgttttgatgaaattgagaattttcatGAGCTCAACTTTACCTATTGATTGGCTCACTTTGTGTGGATGATTTTAATATTAGCATCAAGTAACAAAGGTTATGCTAGTTCGTGTAACCGCTCTTTAAATCGGTTTAATTTCGGCAGAACTGTAGCTCAAGTATGTGAGTTGTAAATGGCGTTGTAAATTCTAAAGAGTCTGTTGTTCTCATGGTTCTAGAGTCCCGGAAATCAGAAGTAATTGATTAAATTGTATTCATactcatttgaaatttaaaaaagaaaaattgattagAATCCAAAAAGGTCCGATTGTgaatattttataatattcGGATGGTAAACTTTTATAACCAGAGAGACACAAATCAACTAATTTACCGATTTTTGTACGGACACAGGGAAGTTACAGTACTCTGTAATTATCATTTATTGGCCaaatttgtttggaaaactaATGGAAATCGTTCTAGTAGATTGCTTTGACTGTTGAATTTTCCGTTCAACACAGCTGCCAGCGGGGATGttaccgaaaataaaaattgtttcgttttcATATACACGTTAAATGTTTACGAAACAAAACTCTTTGTTTAGACGATTTCGTCAACTATGTAAATTAACCGAATGATTAAAGAGTcttcttttcatcagaattttttatttatagaaaaaaaaacgttcatttTACGATGAGCGATACAATGAACCATACCGTTTTCGATCAAACATATTGATAAACGTTTACATTTGAAATgagataatttttgttgttttgactGTCTGTGTTGAGCATAtggttaaaatttaaaaaaaatcttcgattcTTCGATAACAATTGTTGGTGTTTTTATAGTGTCAGATTTTCACATAGATCTCGACACATGTAGATCGTTCACATATTTGCTCGGAAAAGATGATGTTCTTTGAAATTAGtataatcaaaaatgaaaagccaTCGAAAGCTAGATTCTAAGCATTAATGTCTTATTCTGAACACTCGCCAGACTTCAATGGTGCCACAAACCTTGATGACCGATCGAATCAACCTCTAAAGTACATATAAATTATACGACGACGGTTAACGCACAATATAAAACCGCATTTTTTCGTGGAGATGTTTGTTTCCTCAATAAATATATCACATTGTTGTCCTTCATTCTGCAGACGGATGATTCATTGAATATGCCAACATGATGTTTTAGTTTATCGGTAAACATAGGTAAACATCGGTTCTATAGCATCAGCGCGAATACTATATGCATTTGATTAGTTGAGAATGTTTTTGTAAGAGAAAGTGCTTGCTGGCGACAAGTTTTATCGTTCGCAAGCGCTGAGCTAACATTTAATTATGATTGAATGGTTTGGTTATATTAGCAGGTAGGCAGGCAGAGAGGCGAGATAATTGCTTTTCATCAACTTGTTTATTATCTGTCGTTAGTGTGTACGGTTCATTGAATTCATTGATTTCACTAATTGATTAATTGATttggatttttaaatttactcaCAGAACGTAATTCTTATTGTAAATGCGGTATGCACGAACACACTtgcaaccaaaaatttatttttcaaaggtCTTCagatttacaaatttttttttcccgtgtATAAACACGCAAACGAACCAATTTCTGTATCAATATAAATGCAATACTATTTGACCTTTATGTCTAGGTGCCACAACAGTTGGACtgatataataaaaatattgtaccTATTCCTGAACGAGCAACACATTACTCATTCGCACTGGTATCGCTCGGCACACGTTGTGCATTTTGCTAGCTAAAATGCGATGAATACCATAATCATATGCAATGAATGCTTGTTTACGTAACTAAGGGCGACTGTTTTTGTTTGAGAAGTGCAACGTTTCCGCACTGTTTAGTGCTATTTGTCGCGTATTTTACACGCTTTATCTAGATTTTTGTTCGTTGTAAAATTAGTTGTTCTCGCTACTTGAAAGCATGTGAAACACGTTTCACGTCTAAAagtttcatttgcattttgcTACACGACAGTAACATTGTCTCTCTTATATAGTAGACTGTTGTTCGATGAGTATTGAATAGTGAAGAACGTTTGTTAAATGTGTGAGTGTGactgtaaaattatttttattttaggaTTGGACATGCGAAACTACTCAAACCAGTGTCTTAAATGTGTGGATTTTGTAATATTGGTTCTAGGAAATGTACTATTCGTTTTCCAAAGTTTTTAACCGATTCTCAAAAGCTTTAACACAAAACCGTGCAAGAGAGACTTTTCTAGTTAAAGGCGTCTTCTCAAAATAAGGCCTCCGCTTAGTTCAGACGTTAATATTCTTCGGTGGGTGATGACTCTTACgcattgaaataatttcttttgttaaacagCTGATTGTAATAAACGTCTCaggaaaacaatttattgtctGAGTATATTGGTTAAGAGTTAAGTCTTTTCAACCTTTAACAGGTCCAACCTTTACATTTAGTAATATCGTGATAAATCACTCGGTATTAATTAACCGCATGCATGTGTTACTTCACTAAGCATAACCACAATGCAACATCAAAATGCAGCATCcaatcaatcaaatttgatttgacGCACATAGTGCAATAGAATTTCACTGCCGTATTACCTTTTGAGCTAATTTCTCACTAATTGTATGCAACTACACGATGACCGTTCGAactaattaattgaaatgactTGACGCGGTTTAATAGCAAACGGATTTTACGCACGAATTTGTATACAAAGTGAAGGTGAATTGTAAATCATTGTACTCGCTTCCAAGAATTTAGTCGCTCTCTTCTGTCTCTACTGTCAATCGATCTAACAATGTCGCCGTTGAGATAAATTTTGATCGGATCGGTGTTGACATCATTTCAATCGTTGCATTGCACAACGCTTAGGCTAGACACGGTccatttcctaatttttttgtcatttttagcAGAGTATTTCATGCTTCGCATTCAAGTTTCAATCAGGTACGGTGTGGGTATCAAAATGCGTATCGTGTGATCTGCCTAAAGGGCTTATAAACTTAGTAAAATGCAAACATTTTGCTCGGAAGAAGAAGCTATATAGGAATTTTAGTAATCTGCCGATTAACCCATATAACGAGTCCAGACCTGGTTTAAGTTTAaaggcaagcatattaacagttttactattcaaactattactgCATTTGATggaagattttcagaaattgtcaataatcttttacttcatttgttttcaacatgctttttgctatatatgaCCTCATTAGTCAgccttgtcgtttattattgctgttgtgatcgataacagatgacagccgtctgtaacaggttaaaggctcatttttgcattttacttCTGCACTTCTTGAATAGAAACCTAAATGCCAATTTCTTTACATAATCAAAAATAAGATCACATAGGGTAAACAGGTCAGTTTTACATGATTTCTGCCTGTTTCGAGCACTTAAAGAGAATATTGAGTCACACAAACCAGGTGTAACTGACCTGTTCGTGTTCATCCTACCTATGCTACAAAATATGAAGTCGACATATAATGGACACTTTCGGCTACTCTCACTTTGTATGCACTTTTATGTCATTCGAATTCTTTTAAAGCTAGGCTCAAGACTGCGGTCATGAAAGACAGTGTTCATAAGTACAATGTGGTATCGCCTTATTATTATTAAGAAGACATTGTCTTCCTCATAAATGTTATTTATTGGAATGTAACGATAAAATCAATGAACTAACCGAGGAAGACTATAAATCATGCAAGATAAATATAACACACAAATGTAATCGTAATTGATTGCAATTCAACAAGAGATTTTCtgcataaaaataatttcaaattttgtttcagattgtggttcaaatttatttaaaaaaacttcttaAACAAAATGCCTGCTAGTGGTCCAGTTTATCAACCCACAACAGTTTCTTATGAAATCCGGCCGGGATTGCTTTCTCAAACCGCTTCAGCATCACcgttaattattttcaaaaaaccaATACGACAAATCATTTTGCTGGTTTTTTCACTACTCGCAATAGCAGCTGGTTAGTAAAATTTATCCGCTAACACAATTGAAATCGTTCTGTGTCATGAAAGAATATGTTGAATGTTTGGGctttttttcgtcgaattaGGTATTACAATGATTGTAAATGGAGCCGTTGACTATGAAGACACCGAAGAGCATAAAGAAGAGCTTGAACTGAATGCAAGTCAAGCGGAAACACGAGATATTGGCATCGTTATCGGTGGCGTTTTGATGACAATAGTCGGTTTCATCGGCCTGGGTCTGTATGTGGTGGTGGCCGATTGGAGATGCAGCTATGTGTGTCCGTGCATTTTGTCGAAGAAACAAGGACTTGCACGCCAATTACAAGGACAAAGTGGTGGACAAATAATGGCCGCATTGAATCCATCCACCGATCCACTGGTGTCGCACACACAGTACGCACCGGTGTCGGAATTGCCTCGGCCAGACGATGAGGAATGCCGAACGTTGATGCCTGGCGACAACAAAGATTGGTAAGTCAAACGGATGGATTTTGAGATCTGTGTGTGGGTAACGGCAgtgttggttttgttttttgttacaGTTTAAGCAGCGCCGAAGAATCGGATAGAATGTTGGATCCAGATCCAAGAATTGTTCTGCGTCCGATCGGATATGTTGAAGATGCCTAAAACTTATGGACTTTAGATGGAAAAGAGTAAACGGCTTCTCCGCACCCTTCAATTAAAacaagaggaaaaaaaattatttgagatTAACTGTGAGATCTAGCAATaattaagttttaattttcgtttaatttaacTCTTCTTTTCGGGTAAGTAGTTCAATGTAAATTAACGATAAGTTTCGAATGGAATTGTAATGCAGAAGAGGGGAAGAATTGAATGTCAATGACTAGCATTTACACATGGGCGtaaatttcgattaaattgtAGGGCATAATGGTTaagattttgacataaaaataGCGGGAGAGTCTATAAGTGAAGCGGTATATCAGACCAATTAATTTAGGAGTCACGTCGCCGATTTTTCGGTTAAGCTCTAACAGGCACATGTGAAGGCTTCACGACTCAATTGAAGTTCTTGCTTTAAGAACACGGATTTTTCACTCACACCACACAAcggaaaatttaactttttcttttcaattaatttaaataaaatcttttcgaGAAAGCATTAAGTAACGCTGGAAAGCGCATGAATTATCCTTGaaatatggatgaaattttcacGGATTTCGTGAAGATCTTCAAAATAACGACCGGGTCCTCGGATACTGAATATCTAGTAAATTCTACGACCATTGGTTTTCAATGATACCATACTTGCATTAGTCAAACTACTACAGATCCAATTGAAGTCAACCAAATTTATGTcgaaattagcttcagctgttttaccagctggtccactcatacaaacacatTGTAATAATCACACGCACGCGAGTGGTAGTGGAAACCACGTATACGCGGAGTGATTGTAAGAGTGGTCCAACTGGTAAGACACCTGAAGCAAAGAGAAAACTTGGACACTAATTTGGTTGACTTTAATAGAATCTCCTTTGTGTTGGATATACTTGAAGTACGACAAAGTACGAAGAGTAAGATCGCGAGCAAAAGACAGTCTCGACAGCCAATGTGCTCTCGCTGAAAGTGAGAGcttctgaaataatttcgttttcagtaaaaaaaaacc includes:
- the LOC119081359 gene encoding beta-hexosaminidase subunit alpha-like isoform X2: MNNLLLIAILGSVIEFGHGTLIPIAPGSPLAGRKWPPGSVWPLPFAQVTTEKQLTFDPQSFKFATVLSTDISNCDPLEFAIAKYNNQFLFRTVEGITPIPDPNFKIISVVNVNITGGVTGENECLNYPRLSDNPSVYESYNLTIEEEGVGTIVAETVWGALRGIETFSQLIWNNDGYDADKGPLYFYINATSINDFPRFSHRGFMIDSARHYQLESTFYTIMDGMMYNKLNVLHWHITDDQSFPFVSTTYPELSAKGAYSSKHIYSPAAVQRVIEAGRLRGIRVILELDTPGHTFAMGKSYPELLTPCYGVPGEPGTALPGVHADRENLDPTKEFTYTFMRGLFTEIVQNVSKDSFVHLGMDEVYPPCWQSSPEIAAFMQANNYTSIHQVEEHYATRHIDMVKSLGATPISWQDPLDQGVELSKDVVIHMWKDWGGSWQSQLQNVLNKGYKAILSSPWYLNYINYGESWRGYYTADPILGLPDSKFETKTVVNRQQYYRYYSIPVQLVRFLKLLKSNSQLLPNNKKISSAEKPVFGQNLWTKRIMYHDCYRSLALSPRDCGHQTFPSMIRQW
- the LOC119081378 gene encoding uncharacterized protein LOC119081378, which gives rise to MPASGPVYQPTTVSYEIRPGLLSQTASASPLIIFKKPIRQIILLVFSLLAIAAGITMIVNGAVDYEDTEEHKEELELNASQAETRDIGIVIGGVLMTIVGFIGLGLYVVVADWRCSYVCPCILSKKQGLARQLQGQSGGQIMAALNPSTDPLVSHTQYAPVSELPRPDDEECRTLMPGDNKDCLSSAEESDRMLDPDPRIVLRPIGYVEDA